The region AATGGAGATATCCTGGCTAAGAAAGAAATTACTTTTGACAAGAATTTGGAGCAGATAAGGATATTAGGCCGAGCCGTTTCATTAGAAAGCGTATCTTTCAGTCAAAACATTTCTGACTTTTCTCTGTGGGGAATCGCAGCCATGAATGAAATTTCGGGAAATGACAGGTCGACGATTGTTTTAGATCTTGCAGAGGCTGCAGCAGCAGGAGGTTCAGGGGGTTCCAGCGAATTGAGTATTATCGGTTGGAACATTCAATGATGAATTAAGAGTTAGCGGAATGATCTTCAGCGAATAAGGGAGATGTCAGTCATGACCAGAAGAAGAATTGGGGATATATTAGTTGAATCGGGGATCATTACGGATCAACAGTTGAAGCAGGCTCTTCAGGAACAGAAGGGAAGCGGGATGAAGCTGGGGGATCTTTTAATAGATCGAGGATATATTACTGAACAGCAACTCATAGAAGTATTGGAATTTCAACTGGGAATTCCCCACGTCCAACTGCATCGCCAAAAGATAGACGATAAGATCATCAATATGATTCCTGATAAAATAGCAAAAAAACATCGGGTACTTCCGCTTCGTCTAGAAAATAATAAATTAATTATTGCCATGTCCGATCCCCTAGACTACTATGCCATTGATGATGTCCGCATGAGTACGGGCTTTCAAGTGGAACCGGTTATTGCTTCCAAGGAAGAGTTAAATAGGGCTATTAATCGGTATTACAGTTTGCAAGAAACTTTAGACGAAGTCATGCAGACGATTCCCAAAGAAATAGAGGAAACAGAAGCGACAAATGATAATGCTCCAATTGTCAGGATGGTGAATCAGATTATTTCCCAAGCGGTAAATATGGGTGCCAGCGACATTCATTTTGATCCACAGGAAAACAGCGTGAAAATAAGATACCGGATAGACGGAATATTAAGGACGGAAAGGGACTTGCCTGCCCATATGCTGGGTGTCATAACAGCAAGGCTTAAAATATTATCCAACTTGAACATCGCCGAACGCCGTTTACCCCAGGATGGCCGGTTCGAGATGGAAGTGGATTATCGAAAAGTAGATATTCGTATTTCTACCCTTCCCACAATACATGGGGAAAAAACAGTACTTCGTATATTGGATATGGCCAATGCGATCACCAATATAGAGAAGCTGGGACTATCTCAAAACAATTTGGCCTCTTTTAGAAAAATGATTTCTTCGGCTTATGGGATAATCCTGATTACCGGCCCCACCGGAAGCGGGAAAACCACCACCCTTTATGCAGCCCTTAGCTATTTAAATTCGGAACAGGTAAATATTATAACCGTTGAGGACCCGGTTGAGTACCAACTTCCGGGAATTAATCAGGTGCAGGTAAATACAACGACGGGACTTACCTTTGCCAGGGGACTTCGTTCTATTCTCCGTCAGGACCCCAATATTGTCATGGTCGGAGAAATCCGGGATTTGGAAACGGCGGAAATCTCTGTTCGAGCCGCATTAACGGGCCATTTAGTATTAAGTACGTTGCATACCAACGATGCGGTCAGCACGTTAAACCGTTTAATCGATATGGGAATTGAACCCTTTCTTGTCTCTTCATCCATTGCGGGCGTAGTGGCTCAGCGTTTGGTGCGACGTATTTGTCCCCAATGCAGGGACTCCTACCAACCCTCTTTTGAAGAACAAAATTTGCTGGAACAATATCAATTATCTGCCTCCAAATTGTATCGTGGTCAAGGATGTGGGAGTTGCAGCCAAACCGGGTACAGGGGCAGATTGGCTATCCATGAGGTGTTATCCTTGGATGAAAAGATGAGAGAGATGGTAATGACAAGGAAGTCAGATTCAGAGTACCGAAATTATGCCATGTCCATCGGCATGGTTCCAATGATCAAGGATGGTTTGATGAAGGCGGTTGAAGGATTAACCACCATTCAGGAAGTATTAAGGGTAACCATTGAATGAGGAGGAATCGAAATTGGAAATTGAGCAGTTACTCCGTCTTGCCCATGAGCAGGGGGCTTCAGATTTGCACATTACGGTAGGTTCACCGCCTATTCTGAGAATTCATGGCCAATTAAAACCACTTCCTGGAGAGAAGCTAAAACCAAATGAAACGGCAGAAATAGCTAGACAGTTGATGACACAAGAACAAGATGAGCGATTCCGGGAAAAGGGTGAAGCAGATTTTTCCTATGGCATCCCTCAAGTTTCCCGTTTTAGAATTAATGTATACCGCCAAAGGGGTTGTGTCAGTTTAGCCATTCGGACCATCAACTCAAAGGTTCCCAGTATGGAGCAGTTGGGTCTACCTCCAATTGCCCGTGATTTTGCTGAAAAACCTCAGGGATTATTTTTGGTTACCGGACCAACCGGCAGCGGTAAATCTACGACATTGGCATCGATGATTGACTATATCAATCGTACGATGTATAAACATATCATTACCTTAGAAGATCCCATTGAATATTTGCATCTTCATCAGCGCTGTATTATAGACCAAAGGGAAGTGGGGCAGGATACGTTATCCTTTGCCAATGGCTTGCGTGCAGCCTTAAGACAGGACCCTGATGTTATTTTGGTCGGGGAGATGAGGGATCTGGAAACCATCGCCACTGCTATCAGTGCCGCCGAAACGGGACATCTGGTGTTTGCCACTTTACATACCTCTGATGCTCCTCAAACCATAGACAGAATCATTGATGTCTTTCCTCCGGCCCAGCAACAACAGGTTCGTATTCAATTGGCTGCGGTTTTACTGGGAGTAATGTCCCAACGGTTGATTCCTACGGCGGACGGAAACGGAAGAATGGCAGCCATTGAAGTACTGGTCAATACTCCAGCTGTAGCCAATCTGATCCGTTCAGAAAAGGTGCATCAAATAAAATCCATTATGCAGACAGGGATTCAGCAGGGAATGATTACGATGGAGCAATCGCTAAAACAGTTAATTCGTTCAGGACATATTACGGAATCAATGGCTAGGCAATACTCTGTCAACTTTGGTGATTTTTAATTTTCTTCTGACCATATAGGAGGTGAAGGGATGCCTGTCTTTCAATACAAAGCCACTTCCCGAACGGGACAGAAAAAAAAGGGGATGATTGAAACCAATAATCTTCAAGATGCATACCAACGGTTGAGGGAACAGGGATTGTATGTCTCTTCCATTGCTCCTTATAAAGAATCCGTATGGAAAAAAGAGATAGAACTAGGAGGGAACAAGGTAAAATCCCAGCACTTTGTCGTGTTTTGCCGTCAATTTGCCACCTTGATCCGCGCGGGAATCGGAGTGGTAGATGCCGTAAAGGTGCTAAGCGAACAAACGGAGAGTAAGGTTTTAAAAAAGACCTTGGAAAGTGTGCTTGCGGAGATTCGTACAGGAACTCAGCTGTCTGCCGCTTGCATGGAACACCCTAAGGTCTTTTCTTCCATTTTTATCAATATGGTCCGGGCAGGGGAAGCCAGTGGGAACCTGGATGATGTGTTGGAAAAGCTGGCGTCCTTTTTTGAGAAAGAGCATGGGACAAGGGAAAAAATCAAATCGGCTTTAACCTATCCCATTACAGTATCGATCATTGCAGTATTGGTTACAGGATTCCTTATGTGGAAGGTGGTTCCCCAGTTTGTGAGTACATTTGAAGGACTGGGGATTCAGTTGCCGCTGGTAACCCGGATCGTGATGGGAATCAGCAACAGCGTCATTGGATATTGGTATTTGTATCTTGCATTTCCCTTCTTCATCTTCTTTCTCATCAAATGGTACGGGAAAACCGATAGCGGTAGGTATCGGTTGGATTACTTAAAATTGAAGATGCCTATTTTTGGAAAATTACTTCAAAAAACAGCAATGGCCCGTTTTTCAAGAACCTTTAGTTCCTTGTTTGCCGCTGCCGTGCCGATGTTACAAATTCTAAACATTGTTTCCAATGTGGTCGGAAATGAGGTGATCACCAGAACCATTGAAAAATCGAAAGAACATCTGCGAAGCGGGCAATCCCTAACCGGACCATTGAAAGAGAATTGGGTATTTCCTCCCATGGTGGTGCAAATGATGGCAGTAGGGGAACAAACCGGAACATTAGACAGCATCCTGGAAAAAGTGGCGGATTTTTATGAGGCGGAAGTGGATGCGATGGCTGATCGGTTAAAGTCACTGCTGGAGCCTTTGCTCATTGTGGTGATGGCCGGGATTGTCGGGATGATTGTATTGGCTATATTGCTTCCCACCTTTACGCTGTATAGCAACTTATAAGAGGATGTTCAAAAAGATTAATATTATATGAAAATTATTTGAAAGGTGTATACAAGTTTCGGTAAAGTCTTTATAATATAGGTGTCATAACCAAAATAGGACAAAAGTACTAATAGAGTGCTTTAGTACTAAGGGAAGGGGGAATTTTATGAATTTTTTACGTAAAAAGGTAAATTTTTTAAGGAATCAGCGTGGGGTAACTTTAATTGAATTACTGGCGGTCGTAGTGATTCTAGGCATTATTGCAGCAATTGCAGCTCCAAATATTATTGATAGTTTTGAT is a window of Microaerobacter geothermalis DNA encoding:
- a CDS encoding type II secretion system F family protein, giving the protein MPVFQYKATSRTGQKKKGMIETNNLQDAYQRLREQGLYVSSIAPYKESVWKKEIELGGNKVKSQHFVVFCRQFATLIRAGIGVVDAVKVLSEQTESKVLKKTLESVLAEIRTGTQLSAACMEHPKVFSSIFINMVRAGEASGNLDDVLEKLASFFEKEHGTREKIKSALTYPITVSIIAVLVTGFLMWKVVPQFVSTFEGLGIQLPLVTRIVMGISNSVIGYWYLYLAFPFFIFFLIKWYGKTDSGRYRLDYLKLKMPIFGKLLQKTAMARFSRTFSSLFAAAVPMLQILNIVSNVVGNEVITRTIEKSKEHLRSGQSLTGPLKENWVFPPMVVQMMAVGEQTGTLDSILEKVADFYEAEVDAMADRLKSLLEPLLIVVMAGIVGMIVLAILLPTFTLYSNL
- a CDS encoding type IV pilus twitching motility protein PilT, which gives rise to MEIEQLLRLAHEQGASDLHITVGSPPILRIHGQLKPLPGEKLKPNETAEIARQLMTQEQDERFREKGEADFSYGIPQVSRFRINVYRQRGCVSLAIRTINSKVPSMEQLGLPPIARDFAEKPQGLFLVTGPTGSGKSTTLASMIDYINRTMYKHIITLEDPIEYLHLHQRCIIDQREVGQDTLSFANGLRAALRQDPDVILVGEMRDLETIATAISAAETGHLVFATLHTSDAPQTIDRIIDVFPPAQQQQVRIQLAAVLLGVMSQRLIPTADGNGRMAAIEVLVNTPAVANLIRSEKVHQIKSIMQTGIQQGMITMEQSLKQLIRSGHITESMARQYSVNFGDF
- a CDS encoding GspE/PulE family protein, with protein sequence MTRRRIGDILVESGIITDQQLKQALQEQKGSGMKLGDLLIDRGYITEQQLIEVLEFQLGIPHVQLHRQKIDDKIINMIPDKIAKKHRVLPLRLENNKLIIAMSDPLDYYAIDDVRMSTGFQVEPVIASKEELNRAINRYYSLQETLDEVMQTIPKEIEETEATNDNAPIVRMVNQIISQAVNMGASDIHFDPQENSVKIRYRIDGILRTERDLPAHMLGVITARLKILSNLNIAERRLPQDGRFEMEVDYRKVDIRISTLPTIHGEKTVLRILDMANAITNIEKLGLSQNNLASFRKMISSAYGIILITGPTGSGKTTTLYAALSYLNSEQVNIITVEDPVEYQLPGINQVQVNTTTGLTFARGLRSILRQDPNIVMVGEIRDLETAEISVRAALTGHLVLSTLHTNDAVSTLNRLIDMGIEPFLVSSSIAGVVAQRLVRRICPQCRDSYQPSFEEQNLLEQYQLSASKLYRGQGCGSCSQTGYRGRLAIHEVLSLDEKMREMVMTRKSDSEYRNYAMSIGMVPMIKDGLMKAVEGLTTIQEVLRVTIE